A window of Zingiber officinale cultivar Zhangliang chromosome 5A, Zo_v1.1, whole genome shotgun sequence contains these coding sequences:
- the LOC121983009 gene encoding myb-related protein 308-like, whose product MGRSPCCDELVGLKKGPWTPEEDEKLVGYIQEHGHGSWRSLPKKAGLNRCGKSCRLRWTNYLRPDIKRGHFSAEEEKMIIQLHSILGNKWSMISKGLPGRTDNEIKNYWNTHLKKKLLLMGIDPVTHRQRTDALAFVPNWNYSNALRLQDDALRSVRLQLLQTLLIQATTATATATSTTANFADHYSTTSSGFELDDISPTNFTLPNLFQDRNFNPITPPPPPPPLSDLSPINLPAQKLHFSTCDDQEQKVAASSFDDFTADLIVNSPNFHPFGELSLNGEYSGDESMLSWKDILEQISWTE is encoded by the exons ATGGGGAGGTCCCCTTGCTGCGACGAGCTGGTCGGGTTGAAGAAGGGGCCATGGACGCCGGAGGAGGACGAGAAGCTGGTCGGGTACATTCAAGAGCACGGCCACGGGAGCTGGCGGAGCCTCCCCAAAAAGGCCGGCTTGAATCGGTGCGGAAAGAGCTGTCGCCTACGATGGACCAACTACCTTCGTCCCGACATCAAGCGAGGCCACTTCTCGGCGGAGGAAGAAAAGATGATCATCCAACTCCACTCCATCCTGGGGAACAA GTGGTCTATGATCTCAAAGGGGTTACCGGGGAGGACGGACAATGAAATCAAGAACTATTGGAAcactcacctcaagaagaagctCCTCCTCATGGGAATCGACCCGGTGACCCATCGACAGCGAACCGACGCCCTCGCTTTTGTTCCTAACTGGAATTACAGTAATGCCCTCAGGCTTCAAGACGATGCTCTGCGTTCAGTGAGGCTCCAGCTCCTCCAAACACTACTTATCCAAGCTACGACTGCAACGGCCACCGCGACGTCGACGACGGCCAACTTTGCCGACCACTACAGTACTACTTCATCGGGTTTTGAACTCGATGATATATCTCCGACAAACTTCACTCTCCCTAATCTGTTTCAGGATCGAAATTTCAATCCCattactcctcctcctcctcctcctcctctctcggatTTGTCTCCTATTAATCTCCCTGCTCAAAAGTTGCATTTTTCTACTTGCGATGACCAAGAACAAAAAGTCGCAGCCAGCAGTTTTGATGATTTTACTGCAGATTTAATCGTCAACTCACCCAACTTTCACCCATTTGGAGAATTAAGCCTTAATGGAGAATATTCTGGCGATGAGAGTATGTTGAGttggaaggatattttaga GCAAATTTCGTGGACAGAATGA